AAAAATCAACATGATTAAAAGTTATCGCATATCAGTGTCACATCATCGTATCAATAAGGCCTTGTCTGACCAGCTTAGATCAATTATTTTGTAGGTTGGCTACCTTTAGGCTTTAGTATATATTTCTGTATGGCTTTTTAGGCCTATAACAGAAATTTTGCCAAAGTGGATTACTATTATATGCAATTAACCCAGCAGAATTCTAAAGAACAGATCATATGTTTAGCCTCGTGTTATCTAATTAGTAGCTAAACAGGGTTGTACCTATTTACGAAGGATATACAGAGTTCCAATTCATTGCTATCTAGAGTATCCATCTAATGCTGCATGGATGATTAACTTCAGGATATCTAGTGGGAAGTAGGTAATGATACTAAAGATCCAGATCACTGCAGCCCATCTCCATCCTACTCCTTGCATCTCAGCAAAATTCCAGTCTGCATATACGGCGAGCAATGTAGCCAACTGTATAAAAGGCAGAAATGTTAATGCACCAATAGGTTTGGCAAGATAGATGGGGGCAGGTAACGGATTGAAACAGATTATTTTATAGTAATGGTCGAAATGGCTGGGTTTGGCTGACCTACAAACACTTTGTTGTCCATTTTTAACCATTTTTTTAAGATAACTAATGCATGgttacaaaaatattattattatattagtaatccaagtctttaaataaaaattacttgTGAGGTTGTTTGCCTTATAAATATACTGTGGATGATTTTCAACCTGTTTCGGTTGTCTTAATCACTTTTAagctttttttattattatttaacctATTTGAGAtatcacataacccaaatcaaatCATTCGTAGTAAATTGGTCCAGTTGTCAACCTTAGGCTTTATTGCAGGAATAGTGGCTTTATGGTACTTACTATCTGAGCTAGTGCGAATGCGAGAATGAGCAAGGTGCTAGGGCGCTCTAGAAATGACCAACGTTGAGACCTGGTCACAAAGATGAGCGCCTGGCTGATGATGCTCACTTGAAGGTAAAGTGCTGCTGTGATCTCATCCTCATTTCCAATAATCGAGTGAACACCAAAGATTTTCTGAACATCAAAAGTTATTGTCATACTTTTTCGGTAAGAATGTATGATAAATGAACATGGTAATTATTGACCATACGACTTACGGGGAAGAAGTCAGTTTTGGCAGAGAGCCAAAAGAACACGACGGTTACAGCTGCAAGATAAGTTCCTAGTACGGCACCAGTGATAAAGATTTCATTGAGTCTCCACAAGTCAGGTAGGGGAGAAGGCTTAACCCTATCTGTGGAGATTGTCATGATGGTGCTATCATTAAGGATGGCTATGATAAGAATCATGAATGGTGAAAAGTCAAACTTCCAAATGAGAGTGATGAGCATGAACCCCATCACAATTCTGACTGTGATTGTGACGGCATAGATCGTGTAGTTTTTCATCCTTTGGAAGATGGCCCGACTTGTCAATACAGCACTTACGATCACACCCAGCCCTGGCTCTGTCAGGATTATATCAGATGCACTCCTGGCAGCATCTGTGGCATCGGCCACAGCTATTCCAATGTCTGCCCTTTTAAGTGCCGGTGCATCGTTCACACCATCCCCTGTCATCCCGCAGATGTGATTCCTATGCTGTAACCTTTTAACAATCTCGTACTTGTGCTCTATAAGAATGTAGAATCAAGTTTAGTTTGCAATTGCTAAATCTGTGCTACACTTTATGAATTTCTTATTAATTACCAGGGAAAACTCCGGCGAATCCATCTGCCTTTTCAATGAGTTGATCGATGGAGGAGTTATTATCATCATTGGTTTGAGAGAGAAGGGAAGAAGAAGGATACATATCGGTACCCATGCCAAGTCTTCTACCCGTTTCCTTGCCAATTGCCAGCTGATCTCCGGTAATCATCTTAACTTTTACACCAAGTTCTAAAGCCTTTCGAATAGTCTCAGCGCTATCATGTCTTGGCGGGTCAAAAAGTGGCAACAATCCAATAAACTCCCACGGTGAGCCTGCACTCTCCTTTGTCTTCTCTGGCACAGTTTGTCGAGCAACAGCCAAGGATCGAAGACCTCGGTTCGCAAAGCCATCTATGATGTCGTGAGCTCGCTTTAGTGTTTCGCCATTGAGTTCACAAAGTTCAATGATCTTCAGAAAAATCAACCACCATCTGTTAGCAGATGTGAAACTAAACTGGAATACGGAAAGAAAAGAGCATAAAAAAGCAACTGATTTATTACTTGCTCTGGTGCACCCTTGCTTAATCGGTACCAGTCTCCTTTGTCATCAATGTAGGTGATAGCGGTGCGCTTGTCAACTGGATTAAATGGCAGGAAGTGGACCTCTTTGATTCCAGCTCGCGCCTCTTTTGGATTAGCCAGCATGCTGACAATACAAGCATCAATAGCATCTTGGTTTTCGACCCTAGAAGCACGAGCACCATACAACACCACCGCGTCCTTGTCGCAATTCTTTGCAAAAACCTGAACAAATTTAGACCTCTTAAGACCATGCATAAGTGATTGACCTTGCGGTTTACCTTATTGGGTATTCTAAGTTTCACTCGTTTGAACTCGATTAGGTTAATGCTAACTTGATCAAGAAAAGTATACCTCAATTAGGGATTTGTCGACGGTTAGCTTGTTAAGTGTGAGGGTACCCGTTTTGTCACTACAAAGAATATCCATTCCTGCCATTTCCTCAATGGCAGTCATCCTCTTGGTGATGGCACCTTGTTTTGCAAGGTAATGAGACCCGATAGCCATTGTTACAGATAAAACTGTCGGCATAGCAATCGGGATACCTCCAATGAGAAGGATTAACAAGTTATCAATGCCGTCTCTATATGGTCTTCGTTGAATTCCGTATATCACGACAATTTCGATGGCCATTCCAACACCAATTGAGCATATGCAGAAGTTACCAATGGAAGTCAATACCTGTTAAATATATGAACCTTGTAAGATGCAGAACTTGTAAACATTCTGAAAGAAATATTGGCATGTGCATTTGAAAACTGGTATTTCTTGTCGTTGCAGTACGTAATGTATGCATTAAAACTTGTACCTGTTGGAAATGGCCCGCTTGGTTGGTGCTGTCCACAAGGTGAGCAGCCTTCCCAAAAAATGTTCGGACACCGGTGGCTATGACGACGGCCTCAATCTCCCCCTGCTTGCATgtagagcctgaaaacactgCCTCACCAGGATTCTTGGTTACAGGGAGTGACTCGCCCGTAAGGGCAGATTGATCGATCTTTAATGTATCACCTTCAAGAAGACGAGCATCAGCTGGGACAATATCTCCAAGCTTGATGCTTATTATATCTCCAGGAACTAAGATGGCAGCATCTTGCTCGCTCCATTTTCCGTTCCTCAAAATCTTGGACTTTGGGGCTAGGCTTGCCATCAGGGCTTCCGCAGCATTCCCAGCGTTGTTTTCTTCAATGAAACTAATGGTTGAGTTGATGAGAAGAAGCACAACTATGCCTACAAAATCTGGCCAATCTGGTGGCCTGCCACCACCATTTGCTAACACAATGGCCATAATGGCTGCAAATTCCATGACCCATGAAAGAGGATTCCACATGAACCCTAAGAACTTGAGTATCTTATTTTCCTGTTCCAAATTCATTGTACGTAATAAATTAGTTTACTTTATCATAAGATGTACGAGAAATGGTTGCATAAATCGATGCGTCATTTTAAATAGTTTATTATGGTATGTATGGTCATGAAAGTATGGCCCCATAGTTGAAGGTTTTCATGTATTTGATTTCTATTCTGTTTCTCAACCATTCAAACAAAGAAATATAAAGATGGACTTAGGTTGGCTTGCAATCTGTCTACTTGtataattacattaataaatCTTGTTTATATGCTGCACATAGATGAAGATAAAACTACACATGAAAACATTGGCTTGCCCTTAGGTTCGTTGGGGCGAAACAATGCAAGTCTCTACTACGCACAAGGCGATTGAAAAGATTTCATTCTGGTGCATCGAAAATGCCCATGTGTTAGAAACCAGGCGAAGGTAATGATCTCTTTCTACATAACGAAGTTGTTGTATATCACAATTAATATGGTATGACCAGAATCGGACAAAAACAAAGGGATACAACGACATGCCTTTTTCTCCTCGAGTTTATTGTGGCCAAAAATTTTGAGCCTTTTAGACCCTTCCTCGCCATTCAACCCATCCCTTGTACAGTTCAAGTTTGTGAACACATCTTCGATAGGAATTTTCTCAAGATCAACTTCGTTATTTTTAACTCGTTCCAAGGAACTATCCGCCATTTTAATGGCTAGAAAGATTTAGAAAGGCACAGAGTAATTCTCAGAAATGAAAACGATAACAATAAAGATGTAACCGGGCCTCTCTAAAATCCCTCCTTAGGGTGCTCCTCCACCATGCAGATGGACATAGCAGAAAGAGGTCAGATATATATCACAATTAGAGGGAAATTTAGAAGCCCTTTCTCTATATACAAAAAATTTCTTTATATCATTTACGTTTTAAGATACACTGCGGTTTTTTCTCCCATCCCCAATAATATAGGAATGCAATTAGAAATGAAGGGTAatccattattttttttcatgaaaGTCGAACAATTATACTTGATGTATGTATTGTTATAGTGCTTAATATAGACCATGTAAAAAACATGCGGCTATAAATATAGAAACTTTGatagttttaaattttgtaagaAAAAGATCCTAGATTATCTTGTTATATCACAGGATAAATTCAGAAAGAAGCAAGTTGAGCATTTTCAGTTTGTAGCTTGTACAATAGCTTTAGAGCGATTACTGTGTCATGTTTGAGTTGATTTGGTCAAGTTGGCATGTTGGTGGCTAAACCCATCCAACGCATACAATTACGCACTATTCGATTTTTAATTTGCAATACCTTGTAAAAGTGACAAACCGCAAAACCATAGCACTTTGGTTCTGCCACCGGCTTGCAAGTACAAAACACGTAGAAAACAAATAACTATCAATGGAACTTCTAGTTATTTGTTCACGAAGCAGATGAAATGCACTGTCATAAGCAGGTTTCATTAAAACATAGAAATTGCCTAGCATGGTTTGACATAAAAATGAGAAACAAGATGTAATCAAACAGAAGTATCATCAGATTTCCCAAGACAATAGAACACTAAACTCGACATCCATTTTAGGCTAGATACGAAAATACAAACACAACACGAGTCTTTGATTGAATTTGAAAAACACTgcaaaaatcaacttaaaacccAAGCTTGGTTCTGCGCCAGTGTCTGCGCTTGGCGTTGTACCTGAATTACAATGAAAATTATACatcatattaacaaaaacatacGAGATGCAGATCATACACTTTCAGTTTAAGAAATCAAGAAACTTAGAGAAAACGAATGACCTGATAGTGTTGTCAGTCCTCAAGCGAATCCAGTGAGGAATAGGCCTGTTTTGCCTCATCTTCTTACCGAGCTTCTTCTTGATCATAAAAGTCTTGTGGGACGGCTGTATCAACATAAGAACATAagcatacaaatatacaattacaattaccaGCATAAACCATTTCAAGAGAGAAACGTTTTTTGTCCTTCGAATCGAATATCTAGCTCTGAAAACTAGGTCCGGCACAATTAAAAACACTATAAACTACGTACACATACAATAAAATGAAACCAGCAATCCAAATTCCCAGTACTATTGTAGACTACGTTTACACTCGTTTTAAAATACAACCACCATTTTTGGAGCACATATATAGTAACAAGCCGACTTATTTTCAAGTTATCAATCACAAAAATGAGTCCAAAAAATAAGCCACAAAAACAAGGGGGATTTATAAAAGGTAAACCAATTGTAAATAAGCTATGCCAAACACCGCTGAATCTTCCTGCGTGGAGGCTTATTTGATTGAAAATGCATAAATTTCTAATGAAATATGAGCAACtcacaaacaaaaacacacactttTGAAAACTGTGAATCTACTTTTATTACTAACAGAAAGAATATTAAGCAGTTTGCAGATTGGTTATCAGATATACTACAAAAATAGTaacggtatatatatatatataagcaaattCCTAAACACCTCATAAAcatttgtaataataattattaagaaacAGTAAACTAAAAGTCGTTCATGGGATCTAACAAGCACAGCTCCTCATGGAAGATATATACATgcgtttattattatttatgactAACAAATCAaacagcatatatatataaggaagttagagagagagagagagagagagagagattacCATGGCTGTTGTTGGTTGTATGgtggctgctgctgctgctaaaATAAAATGATGTGATTTTTTTATCAAGTAAGTAGGGTGGTAGCTAGGGTTTGATTTTGTTATCTGCCTACCTCACAGGCTTATAATTTCAGGCCCAATGGCTTTTGTTTATTCTTCGGCCCATATTGCTCTGTCAAGTTGTTAttttactctttcttttcttcttcatttaaataaattcaatttaaaataatttataatatatgaaaatattacgagtaattattacttttttttttttggttgtttaaaATGATAGTTTTCTATTCACCATACAATTTGATAATTACTTTTTTCATTTGTATTTAGTTAATATGAGgaatttatatgattttatccaacttttttttataataatacaaTAACTAGTATTAACATATTGATAAATAGAATGGTTTGTTTGTATTCTTAATTATAGACCCAACgtatttaataaaacataacattcgaatatataaatttaaaatgaatatgttttttttaatagactCAACTCCAATTTTAGAATTAACTATTAGAaaattctatatttatttttaagagcATTTTGTTCACACCAAGATCTGAAACCGAGACCTTTCAGTTTCAGTTTTTCTAATATACTTATCCATCTATTAATGATCAATAACTATATCTGAGAAAATTCTATCTTTATTTTTAGGAGCATTTTGTTTACATCAGGATTTGAAACAAAAATCTTTCAGTCTTAGTTTTTAGCATATATCAATCCATCTATTAATGATCAATAACTATAATTAGTGTTACTAATTATGGTTATCATTACTCAATTATTGAATTTAAATCCTTGAACAACTATTATAATACTAAATAAATTATCAAACATATCTTATCATTATTCTATTACTTATGGCCATAAAATGCGGTAACAATGGTGGTAGCGGGGCGgggtggtggttgtggtggcgGCGGTAGTGACGGATGGTCGAGAGCGGCAACGGTGATGAATGTAAAggtaaatatagataaaacaaactacctattttaatttattatttattattattttttttttactttctagtgtttaaaatacttaaattacACCTCAaagtttgatatttttattaacccaCGCACTAGATTTACCAATTttacccttaaaatattttccaactcGTGTATATCCAAATCACTcctctaattttattttatttttttaataaatccatctaatatatttataatactctTAGTGAAATTACCCTTAACATTTTCccttattaacaaaaataatttcacaaaaaaatCTAACCTGGTTCaagttttttaaaagattttttgataACAACTTTCTTTTAAACCACTTTTGACTAATTTGAAAAATCCTTTCAATTGCAACAATATTTgctattagttttttttttgtgtgtgtatatagcTAAGTTACAACATAAATCTTGTATTGATGAATTTGGGGGATATAATATGTTTAGACCCTTTAAATTTGGGAATATAATCTCACATTCGACTTAAGAAACGAttattggaagaaaaaaaaaactttttttcctTAACTGTCTTTGCCATGTTCATGCATTTGACATCATATGTAACAAGtttttaaactaaattaatGAATAGACGGGTTTTAGATGTGCCGGGTAAATTTAATGAACGAGAAATTTTAGCAAGAGATTTGACTTTTGTGTCTTTTTGGCAACAACTTTTAGGGGTTGGAGCATAAggcttttaaaataaaagtttttttaaaaaaaatctttaacttTGTTTGGAGAAAAAGGCTTAagacttttattttgaaaaaataaaccCAATGGACTTTGAAATAAAAGTTTCATGATGCAACGCTAAAATATAAGCACTAAAAACCCCAATATATAAAGGGTATATTTGACATAAAAGATTTGAGTTGAGGCTGTaattaggggtgagcaaaaaccgaaccggaaaaccaaaacaaaaaaaaaccgacaagaccaaaccgaaaaaaccgaaaaccgaacgaaatccattggtttggttttcgttttctaaaaaccaaaccgatcggttcggttttcggtttcatatgccaaaaaaaccgatcaaaaccgaaccgaatcgaactaaatatattttaatttattttatttttatatcatattacatttatatttattacttatagtttataattatgttaataatttaatctttttattatacaaatctatacaaattgtatatttttaataaaaacgtgcagtaaaaacaattcgttttataaaagttatacaaattttaacaccaaaaaaatataattacttaataaaaagcttctctgtatttgaatttttttatcatatttttttcttaacaattgaatgttaaatttataacataatatttttaaaaaacttaaaaaacaaaatttattaaaaaaaccgaaaaaaaccgaaaccgatccaaaccgaatcgaaaaaccgagaaaccgaaccgaacaaaaacctaatccaatggttttggttttctaaaaaccgaatggatcaattttggtttcggttttacgcaaaaaccgaaccaaaccgatcatactcacccctaacttataagtttaaagttaaaatttgaaaatagctgagatttttattttaactatactttcataatattttattttaaaaaattttaggaattttttgaagaTATGATTTATGATCTCAAATATATATCCACATAAAGTTACTATTTTAAATAGATTATAGGTTCATCTTTTTTTGAAACTTTATAACTTCATATCACATTACAAAATACATCTTGAATTCTTGATaaattaaaaggtaaaaaaaaaaaaaaaaaaaaaaaacgtaaaaaaTTAAgggattaaaatgaaaatttggtaAGCTTTCTCAAATCCCCTATAAAACCCACACTCTCTACACCAAAAACCccaatatataaataacaaaatcccTCCGAATATAAACCTATACATAcattttgatacatatattctaataaataaatataaataatatttatattttcattttgaagATTAAAATCAATAATCATGCCTCGCGCTTCTAAAAGGAAATCTGAACCCATTAGATCATCAGAGCCTGGTtagttcattatttatttatttatttttaaatacatatatatatttttttatttcataatttttatttatttttgcttATATTATGACGTTAACGAATCCGGTTTATGatctaattatattaatattaatctatttaaattttattaatatttgatataaattctGGAATTATACTGGCGGTTTGTTTGCATTAATGTgtgtttgattattattattattattaatattgtgAATATGAATTATTGTGTGAAGAAAAGAATTGTGAAATTATGTGTTAGGATGATTAATTGATTGAGAATGTGAGTAGATTTTGTGTCAAGATTGTATTGAGAATAAGTGATATGTTACACACCAGTTGCAGCAAGTTAAATGTTAGACCGGATTATGAGACGAAGGTTACATGTGAGTGCATTGTCTAAATGAAGGTTTAGTGTTTGTTTGTGAAGTTGTTTCTCGGCGATTTTCAAAAGTCGGTGATCAGAATTGAGGTCCGGAAGTGAAGTGGAAGGGAAATTCTTTGTTATAGGCAAATATTAAACCTAATATACGCAAATGACATTATAGACCTGTAAGTTTGAACTTTGCTTGACTAACATTGCCTCTCCAATCGTTGTTAAGTAGCTCATGAATGCTACTCTTTGCTTGATCTACTGCTTTGTTCTTTTGCTCCGGCTTATTTCAGTCGGTGATTTGCAATACTCTCTTCCTTTCGGAACGGTCCTTACCCCAAGTAGTGTCAGTGGCAGGGCTGCTTGACACTGGAAGTCCTTGGACAATAACTGTGATCTTCCTATGAACAAGGCCTTCAATACATAGTGCTATATGTAGGACAGTTCATTTTCAGATTCTGAAACCGCCTGTAACATTGTTTAGGCTCTTTTTTATATCCCTTCTATTtatatttagatatattaagtaaaagttTATGTAAATTAGTGCTCCATGTAGGAGTGGTTTATCTTGAGATTCTGCAGTGCTGAGTATTTGATAATATTGCTGATTGTTGTGATACAGTACTGATACATAAGTTTTACTCCTTTTACTAGTGAGCTGATTTGTAGACTTTAGATTGTAAACCAGGAATTTAAGATCATGTTCGTCAAATGTAATGTACACATAGTGAAAGTTTTGTACCTTTTTGTTCATgtttgatatatgttttattcTTCTGTTCTCTAGCCGCAAAGAAAGTCGCAAAGGAAGTGGAACGTATAGACAACTTTTTTGCGTCATATGCTAATACTTCAACAGGCATGATCGAGTAAGTATATTCTCTTAACTTAATTGCAGCATGTTCCAATTCTTCAGTAGATATACTTCTTTATAATTCGTTTcttatgtatattttattgttGAAGCATGAACATGATCTTTGTTTGtagtttcttaatctttttccAACAAAGTGTTATAAGATATTTTGTCCATATTTTGTCATTGTTAGTATTTTAGGTGAATTCTtagagtttttgttttttctgtATTAGCCCCGAAGGGATTGAGAAGCTTTGTTCTGATCTGTCTGTTGAGCACACTGATGTCAGAATTTTGATGCTTGCTTGGTATGTCATCAACTCTTTCAGCTAAGTTGATTATTTAAGTTAATTCATATGTAAGTACGGATGTTTGAATTGTTATAGGAAATTGAAAGCTCAGAAGCAGGGATACTTTACACAGGTATGCTACAGGTGTGTTTTATACATGCTAAATTCTTACGTTCTTCCTGTATGCCACAGATTTGACAGCTTTGATTGTCTATAGCattcttgtttattttcttgTGTACTATGGAGTGTTCTGTTATTGGGGTGATCggttatttttggttattattAGACTTTTATAATTGTATTGTCGTTTAAAGTTTCTACCCTGGCTCAATATTGGTATTTGCTTGGGCCTCATATTCTCCCCCCGACCCCCTGCATGTGTTGCATTCTTTTCATGTTTAGTTTGATTAACCATTGTCTTCATGTGTGGGTATTAGCCAATTAATTTGTATATCTTACTGTCATGTATCGTATATGTGGCAATATGGGTGCATTGGAAATGCTTGACCCACACATGGGTAAAATTATAAGTTGGTTCTGATCAGGTTGGGTTGACTCACCAACACATGTTTATCATTCCTTATATTCAATGTTACTACTAATCAATATGTTAAGAGTTTCTAAATATTTAACTTTTGATCATTTGTTATTGAATGTACTCAAGCCATGTCCAAGGCTTGTATCTTGTCTTCTTAATATTAAGACCATTGTCTTACAATTGGGAGTGCCCACAAGATAGATGCTGTACCAAGATACTGTAGTATAGAACCATAGATATGTGTGAAAGAGCCTTCTCTAATGCATAGTTGCATACCAGATCCTGCTCATGCATTTGGAGTTGACTGAGCGTAAACATTAACTAAGGTATCTAATAGATCATGTAACCTACTATGTCTATCATTGTACATAATACATACTAGAATAATAGATCAATATCTATGTCCATGTCAATGTCATAGTAACTTGGTGCATATTATTAATAGGATTTAAAATATTAGATCATGTAACTTAATTGTTGTAAATTTAGCacattttaatatatttctgCAAGATTTACTAGTCACAAGCAGTTCAACACATAACACATATGCATAGATGAGAGAAAACATATTCAAgtgttgattgatctggtacaAATGTATTGTGTATGTTAATAAAATAGGTATCTCATGTAAATATAGTTACTATTTCTCTTTTAGACACCTTTATGGCTTGTCTTATCAGGACGAATGGCGGGAGGGTCTAAAATCACTGCATGCTGACACTCTTAAGAAGCtgaaaaataaactttctgagTTGCAGAAAGAGGTATTTCTCTTCTACGTTTTTCACCATGCCTGCATATAGAAAATTTTTTGAAGCCCAAGTAGCATTTAACACATGGTTTTCCATGTCCTTTGAGAAGGTGGCTATGCAAGAAAATTTTGAGGATTTCTATAGCTTTTCGTTTCGATACTGCCTAACTGGTAAGCTTAATATCTTTCTGAATCGAAGAAGCTTCTCTAGATGAAAGATTGCCTTTTTAAATGTATTACGTTTGTGATGGCAAAATGGGCAGGtttagtgggttgggtaatggggaTCACAACTGTAAGATTTTATGGTAGTCCGGGCTGGGTTTGGTTAACCTGCAAAaagtttttcttcttcttttttaagtTCATAAATAGTTGATGTAGTTACAGAAAAATATAGCGTAAAATTAATAATCTGGTTTTCTATTAGTGAAACAAGTTTTGAAGCTCTATGCGTAGTGGGCGGCTTCCAATCCACTTGAACCGCACTTGTTATTGCTACTTTctatatttaactttatattCTAAACATATAACTCATTCTGTTTAATAGCATAACTATCAATGAGTTCTTACATACATCATTAATGTTTTTCAGAAGATAAACAGAAGACCTTGGATATTGAGAGTGCTTGCATGTTGCTCGTTCTTGTTCTAGGGCCCAATTATCGAAGTCAGGTTGATTCATTTGTCGAGTTCCTAAAGGTTTGTAGCTAAttgtatatttatctttaattaaggatatgattaaaaattatatttttttgcaaCTGTTGTCATAATATTATGTATTCTTCACTCTTCAGATCCAGAAGGAGTATAAGGTGATAAACATGGATCAGTGGACAAACTTTTTGCGTTTCTGTCAAGAGGTACTCTACAAAATGTTATTTCTGTTGAGTTAAAGATATCGCAATCAGGTTGACTTGGCAAATGGGTGTTGTCAGGTGGTTGGTAACATCGTTATGAGTCTAAAGTGATTACAAAAAGTCATATCTTTTCA
The sequence above is drawn from the Erigeron canadensis isolate Cc75 chromosome 4, C_canadensis_v1, whole genome shotgun sequence genome and encodes:
- the LOC122598541 gene encoding ATPase 8, plasma membrane-type-like, with translation MADSSLERVKNNEVDLEKIPIEDVFTNLNCTRDGLNGEEGSKRLKIFGHNKLEEKKENKILKFLGFMWNPLSWVMEFAAIMAIVLANGGGRPPDWPDFVGIVVLLLINSTISFIEENNAGNAAEALMASLAPKSKILRNGKWSEQDAAILVPGDIISIKLGDIVPADARLLEGDTLKIDQSALTGESLPVTKNPGEAVFSGSTCKQGEIEAVVIATGVRTFFGKAAHLVDSTNQAGHFQQVLTSIGNFCICSIGVGMAIEIVVIYGIQRRPYRDGIDNLLILLIGGIPIAMPTVLSVTMAIGSHYLAKQGAITKRMTAIEEMAGMDILCSDKTGTLTLNKLTVDKSLIEVFAKNCDKDAVVLYGARASRVENQDAIDACIVSMLANPKEARAGIKEVHFLPFNPVDKRTAITYIDDKGDWYRLSKGAPEQIIELCELNGETLKRAHDIIDGFANRGLRSLAVARQTVPEKTKESAGSPWEFIGLLPLFDPPRHDSAETIRKALELGVKVKMITGDQLAIGKETGRRLGMGTDMYPSSSLLSQTNDDNNSSIDQLIEKADGFAGVFPEHKYEIVKRLQHRNHICGMTGDGVNDAPALKRADIGIAVADATDAARSASDIILTEPGLGVIVSAVLTSRAIFQRMKNYTIYAVTITVRIVMGFMLITLIWKFDFSPFMILIIAILNDSTIMTISTDRVKPSPLPDLWRLNEIFITGAVLGTYLAAVTVVFFWLSAKTDFFPKIFGVHSIIGNEDEITAALYLQVSIISQALIFVTRSQRWSFLERPSTLLILAFALAQILATLLAVYADWNFAEMQGVGWRWAAVIWIFSIITYFPLDILKLIIHAALDGYSR
- the LOC122596397 gene encoding 60S ribosomal protein L39-1 — protein: MPSHKTFMIKKKLGKKMRQNRPIPHWIRLRTDNTIRYNAKRRHWRRTKLGF
- the LOC122596480 gene encoding DCN1-like protein 4, with product MPRASKRKSEPIRSSEPAAKKVAKEVERIDNFFASYANTSTGMIDPEGIEKLCSDLSVEHTDVRILMLAWKLKAQKQGYFTQDEWREGLKSLHADTLKKLKNKLSELQKEVAMQENFEDFYSFSFRYCLTEDKQKTLDIESACMLLVLVLGPNYRSQVDSFVEFLKIQKEYKVINMDQWTNFLRFCQEIEFSDLKKYDACQAWPLILDNFVEWLREKSTSA